AACCTGGTGACGGCACGCAATGCTTACAGGCAGAATATCATTACACTCAAACAATTGCTGCAACTGAATTCCTCTGTGAACTTTGATGTGGTGGTGCCGGATACCTTGTACATGAATCCAGTGATCACACCATTACCTGATGCTGCTGCAAGAGCGCTGTCTATCAGGCCTGAAGTGATGGCAGATTCGCTCAATATCATGGCGGCAGAACTGGAACTGGAAAAATCGAAAGCAGGACGAAGACCTTTGATCTCACTGAGTGGCGCACTCTCCACCGGTTATTCAGACAACCGCGATGAAGCCTATTTCCCGCAACTGAACAATAACTTTTTCCAGCGCGCAGGTTTGTCTATGTCCATTCCCATCTTCCAGAACCGTATCAACAAAACGAATATAGAACTATCGAAGATCCAGATAGAGCAGGCAAAGCTGACATTACTCGGCACCAAAACCACGCTGGACCAGGCTGTTGAGCAGGCCTATATCGCATTGCTGAATGCGCGCAACCAGTACAGTGTGGCGGAACTGCAATTGCGGGTAAGCCAGCAAACGCTTGACATCACCAATGAACAATTGAAATTGGGAGCCGTGAATATGGTGGATCTGCTCACTCAGAAGAACCTGTATGTGCAGGCATTGCAGAATTACATTCAGGCCAGGTACAGCGCCATCCTGAATCACAAAGTGTATGATTTCTATACCGGTGTTCCGGTAAGCTTATAGTATTGGCAACAGAAAACAGTACGTATGAAAAAATGGAAATGGCTGATCATCCTGCTGGTCCTGGCATTGGTTGCCGGGGCAGTATGGTTCTGGAAGTTCAGGAAGAAAGAAGAAAAACTGATGCTGGAAACAGAACTGCCGCAATATGGAACAGTGGCTATCAGTATTACGGCTACCGGAACCATCCAACCGGTAGATACAGTATCGGTAGGCACCCAGGTGTCGGGTACTATCGCGCAGGTATATGCGGATTTCAATTCGGCAGTGAAAAAAGGACAACTGCTGGCGCAGCTGGACAAGATCCTGCTGCAGGCCCAGGTTCAACAGTTCAGCGGTTCATTGCAACAGGCGAAGAGCAATCTTGTTTATCAGCAGAGCAATTACAATCGTCAGAAACAATTGCTGGATGTGGGCGCCATCTCCCGTGCAGAATATGAAACAGCCCTCTATCAGTTGAGTGCTGCTAAAGATAATATCATGAGTGCTGAAGCCCAGTTGAAAACAGCCAACCGGAATTTACAGCTGGCAGATATCTATTCACCTATCGATGGAACTGTGCTCAGCCGCAATGTAAGCGCAGGACAGACTGTGGTTTCAAGTCTGAATGCGCCTACGCTGTTCGTGATTGCCAGGGACCTCATGCGCATGCAGGTGCAGGCGGCGATAGATGAGGCGGATATTGGCAATGTGAAAAAAGGACAGAGAGTCACCTTCTCCGTTGATGCATATCCCGAAGATGAATTTGAAGGAGTAGTGAAAGAGATCAGGTTGCAACCGAGCATCTCATCCAATGTGGTTACTTATGTTACCATCATCGATGCACCGAATGACCAGTTGAAACTCAAGCCGGGTATGACTGCCAGCATTACCGTTTATACCAAGGAAGCCAATGACGCACTGCTGGTTTCCGCCAGGGCCATCAAGTTCACCCCGGACTCAAGCCTGCTGAAAGATTATAAGATCGAAGGGAAACCTGCTTCGCACAGAGGCGTTCGCAACAGACAGGAACCGGAAACGGATACCTCTGCCCTGCGAAAGGAGAGACCAAAAATGGACGAAGTTTCCGATACAACGGTAAAGGCTAAGCGCGCAATTGTATGGCTGAAGAACCATAACGTAATAACCAGGAGGGTGATACAGGTAGGACTTACGGATGATGCCAATGTACAGATATTGCAGGGGCTTACTACGCGGGATACAGTGATCACCGGCATTGTACAGCCCGGCACATTGCCTGCTGCCAATAACGAAGTGAGAAGTCCGTTCATGCCGGCCCGCAGGGGAGGAGGCAACAGATCCAGATAGCATAATATTCAATCATGCACTATGCCGAAGATCATTCTTGAAGTTACAGACCTGAAACGAGAATTCCGCATGGGATCGGAAGTGGTAAGGGCCTTGAAGGGCGTACACTTTACCGTGGAAGCGGGAGAGTTTGTTACCATCATGGGCAGCAGTGGATCGGGAAAGACCACCCTGCTGAATATACTCGGTTGTCTCGATAAGCCAACCAGTGGCTCCTATCTCCTGGATGGCGTTAGCGTGGGGGACCTCAGCAGAAATGAGCTGGCGCAATTGCGCAACAGGAAGATCGGTTTTGTGTTCCAGAGTTATAATCTGCTGGCCAGAACATCAGCCCTCGAAAACGTGGAGCTGCCACTATATTATAACAGTGAAGTGTCAGCGAAGGATCGTCACGAAAGATCGGTAAAGGCGCTGGAAGCTGTGAACCTGGGCAACAGGCTCCATCATCTTCCCAATCAATTGTCGGGTGGACAACAGCAGCGCGTGGCCATTGCACGCGCACTGGTAAATGATCCCGTGATGATCCTGGCGGATGAAGCTACGGGAAACCTGGACTCACGCACTTCTTATGAGATCATGGCATTGATGCAGGACCTGAATCAGCAGGGAAAGACCATCCTCTTTGTGACGCATGAGCCGGATATTGCCAGTTTCAGCAGTCGTACCGTGATGCTGAAAGATGGAAAAGTGATCAGGGATAGTAAAAACGAAAATATCAGATCGGCAAAGGAAGTGCTGGCAAGTCTTCCCGTTGCCGAAGATTATTAAACAGCCGCTATGAAATTTGTAAATCTCTTCAAGATCGCTATGAAGGCGCTGATCCGGAATAAAATGCGCGCCTTCCTCACCATGCTGGGTATTATCATTGGCGTAGCGGCTGTGATCACCATGGTAGCGATTGGGCAGGGCTCCAAACAAAGCATACAGGACCAGCTCTCCAGTATGGGATCGAATATGATCACCATCAGGCCGCAAAGTAACCAGACCGTTGGCGGAGGAGCCCGGCTGGATGCCAGCAGTGTGCAATCGCTCAAAGTGGAAGACGTAAACGCCATCGGCAAACAGGCGCAATATATTTCTGCATTGTCGCCGGCTGTACAGAGCCGCGGACAGGTGATCTATGCAGGCGCCAACTGGCCCACCACTATACAGGGAGTGTATCCGGATTATCTTGCCATCCGCGACTGGGACCTGAAAAGCGGTATTGAATTCTCAGGCGAAAATGAGAACAATGCAGCCAAGGTTTGCCTGCTTGGGCAAACGGTAGTTGACAATCTCTTCACTTCCGGTGAAGATCCGGTTGGTAAGATCGTACGCTTCAATAAGATCCCATTCAAAGTGATCGGCGTACTGGCTGAAAAGGGAGAGAATGCATTCGGACAGGACCAGGACGATATCATCATTGCGCCATTCTCCACCGTACAGAAGCGGATCCTCGCCATAACCTGGGTGCAGAATATCTATGCTTCTGCTATCGATGAATCCAGAACAGATGATGCTGTTGATGAGATCAGCTCTATCATCCGCACGCAGCACAAACTGAAAAAAGGAGACCAGGATGATTTCATGGTACGTACCCAGGCAGAGCTGATCAATACTTTCAGTTCTACAAGCCAGTTGCTGACCGTACTGCTCACGGCAATTGCGGGGATCTCGCTGGTAGTGGGTGGCATTGGTATCATGAACATCATGTATGTGTCTGTAACGGAGCGGACCAAAGAGATCGGATTGCGTATGTCCATCGGAGCGAGAGGCATCGATATCCTGCTGCAGTTCCTGGTGGAAGCTATCCTGATCAGTGTTACAGGAGGTATCATCGGCGTATTGCTGGGCATACTGGCGTCGCAACTCGTTACAACTTTTCTTAACTGGCCTACACTTGTTTCCCAATCGAGTATCATATTATCCTTTCTTGTTTGCGCCATCACCGGTGTCTTCTTCGGATATTACCCGGCGCAGAAGGCTTCCAGGCTGGATCCTATTGAGGCCCTGCGCTACGAGTAAATCTTTATTTCTGTTTTTTTGAATTTGATTTCCTGCGTTTCAGGAATGGAATGGTGCATTCCGGAAATCGATATGATTTCTGTAGCATGCTGCCGGGTAGTTTTACAGGTTCTCAAAAGAATTACCTGTAAAAAAATAGTTATGAAATGGAAATGCGATAACCGTCTTACAGTAATGGCATTGCTCTGGTGCTGCCTGTTTGTGAAAACAGCAGATGCACAGGTCCCAAGGGCCCTGTACAAACAAAAAGGCGAATACCTGCCGATGGCGAAGAATCTTCCATCTTATCAGGCTTTGAACAATGGCTTTTCTGCCGCGCAGATCAGGTTCCTCAATGATAATATGGCTGCGTTCATGGAGCTGATGCACAAAACTCCCTGCATCAATCCGCCACGTGGTTTTGAAGTGGGTACCTACGCGGGTATTTGTGGAGATGGAGCCTGCCACGAAAGCAAGGTGATGGCTGGCTCAGCCGGTTATATCATCAGGGAATGGACCATCACTGAAAACAATCCGGTTCCTGAGCGGGCAGCAGAAGGGCCCGGCATTAATGTGCTTTTCAATGATATCAGGTCTATGCTTAAACAGGGAGTGTACGATAGAACCGGCTTTGCGGAGCCCGCTGTGATCAAAACCATTGCAGGATGCCCCGTACTCGAAGGCGGGTTTGTAGTGATCACGAAAAATAAGAAACCACTATTCAAATATGTTTCAAATGAAACTGTACTGCTCGGTTTTATCAAAGATGAAGAGCAGGCTATAAAAACTGCGAAAGAACATTTTGCGAGAGGATCTTCTTACCAGCAATGGCTTAGAGATAAGCCTGGCATTTTAAAAGCAGTGAAAGAAGGATTGGATATTCTTTCCAGAACAAACCCGGCAGATGCAAAGCAGAAGTGGGAGAAGGCACAGGCTGATTATGCAAAAATGGAAGAGGAGATGAAGCAGCGCGAAGCTGTTGAACTGGCTGAGAACAAAAGTTACCTCTCAGCATTTGAGTCGAGATTACGGGAATACAAACAAAAGATGGCGGCTATGCCGCCGGAAGAAAGAAAGGCTCCCGGTTCACATACCAATGGTAAGAAGCTGGTAATCCCCAATCCGGATTTCTTCGATCCGATGCGCAAGGCAACAGACCTGCAGTTGGTGATCATTGATCTGTTTCGCTATGATCTGGATGATCGCCTGCCGCACCAGTTGATCCGTGAGATCAGGGAAACACTTGATATAGCTGCACTGGCGGCTTACATAAAATAAGAAGGAAAAATAGAAAGAGAAGAGCTGCCTTCATAGCGGCTCTTCTCTTTCTGGTGATGTCTGATTAATTCTTGACGAACCGAATGGTATGATGTCCTGCTTTCCCTTTTACCTGCAAAACATAAATACCTTTTTGTAATGATCCGAGTTGCAGCAATTGGTGGCTGCTATTGCTGTTGGCGATGGATTGCTGCCATACCGTTCTGCCAGCTGCATCGAACACAAGAAGATGTGTTGCTTCGAAAGAAGGTGGAAGCAGAAGTGTTGCGTTTTTATCTACCGGATTGGGCATCAGCACAGGCGCAGTATTCCTGTCAACAAACGGAATGGAGATAATGCCGGAGTAACTGAAATTTCCATTTTTATCGATTTGTTTCAAACGGAAATAATTTACGCCGGGTTGTAATCCATTCCAGGTGAATTCATACTTGCGGCTTGAGCTGCTGTTGCCGGCAGCTGCCACTTCTCCGATGCTTATGTATTCTCTTCCATCCCTGCTGTATTCCACAATAAATTTATCTGAATCGAATTCCTGCGCAGTGGCCCAGTTGATCAATGCGAGCTGCTGCCTGCGTTCACCACGTACATAGAGCCAGGTTACAGGCAATGAGGTTCCGTAATTGAAATTGACTGCCATGGTGAGGCTCCAGGGAAACGATCTGCTGCGCAGGTATAGCATATGCTGCCCTTCTGTGAGCCCGGCAATATCTGCATTCAAAGAAAGCTGGTTGATATCGGGCGCTCCTGTGAAGCTGATCGGTTGTCCATTACCGAAACCCGGATCGGTATCGAAGAAGTATTCCATTTCTGTAACCGGGCCTGCGGTAACGGCTGCAGGATAAGGCTTCGAAGCCGCGTTCTCGAAAATGCTGATATGCGTAAGGCTCCATTGGTTCAGACTGTTCCTGCTTCGGATCACCAGCCGGTGAATGCCGCCTGTCAAATTGGAAATCTCCACCGGGATGGTGAGATTGTTTTGATCTGTTGAAGCAGGCAAAGGGATCTTGATACCATTACCCATGCCCGGATCATTATCGATATAATATTCCATTTCTTCCAGGTTGGCAACAGAACTGGCATTGGGATAAGCGGGGATAACAACATTGTCGAACAACGCATAGGTGCAAAGCCCCCAGCCGCCTTCTGCATTGCGGGCGCGAATGTATAAGCGATGCCAGGACTTCGGGATAGCACTGATGTTTGCATCGAAATTGATGGAAGCGATATCTTTGCCTGGTGTTACCGGAATGGAAATACCGTTGCCGGGTCCCGGATCATTGTCGATAAAATATTCCAGGTAAACGATATTACCTCTGTCTGTGGCTAAAGGATAAGGAGTTTGTGCTGTTGCCGCCGAACAAATGATCCCTGCAGTCAGGCATAAGCCTGCAATTGTTTTCATGATCATAAGAATTGATTGAAGGATCAGTTATTGGACCTTGTACTAACGATAACGGGTAGTACAGATGAAGTGGAAGGTACCGATGCAGGAACGGTCAGTTCATAGATAGTGGGAATTGGAGGGATACCACTCAGCCTGTATGGATCAGGCGTTCCGTATGCGCCGCAATCAGGTGTGATGCCTTCGATAGGCTCTCCTGCGCCACGCGCCGGCGATGTTGCAGACAGCATATGCTTTCCGTCCCTTGAACTACCACCAACAAAAAGAGAACCGGCCGGAACCCCATTTACATTGCCATTGCCTGCCGGAAGATTATTGCCTGAGGATAAATTGTATTTGATAGTGCAGCTGGTAGGAGTGAAATTACTGCCCACGAAAATATTATTCGAAATATAAGCGTTACTGATAGTGAGGTGGGCATTGAAAAAGATATTATTCCTGTACAAACTGTTCATGCCCGCCATATAGCTTACAGAAGTTTCAAAAATACAATTGGTGACTTCAAGGTTTTCTGTTGGGTAGGTTGTAAACCTGTGACTATGAATAAAACATTTGTTGATGACCAGGTTGCTCATAATGCGGCCCGTTGTCCATTGCCCAATAGAAAGATAACATCTTTCGAACCTGATATTGTCTGTTCCTCCATGCATATTGGCTGTGAGATCCAGTCCCATGAAAACGGAACCACTGGCGAGTGAATCTACATACATTGTAATGGTGGCGGAATTGGGGTTTGCCTGTAAGCCAGCATTGCCGGTTGTTCCGGAGAGAAGGTAGCCCGGTCCGATAATGACCAGCCTCTTATATAGATTAAACCCGCTGTAGGCAGTGCTGCTGCCTTCGAGATAGATAGTGTCTCCCGCATTTACCTGCTGGTTGATGGCCGCCTCATTGAGTTGTGTGAAATCAGCCCGTACTCCAAAATTGTTGTTGACACGCCAAATCTTTGCCTGCGCTACTGTAGTAGTTAATAAAAGCGCTGCCATGCACGCGCACCTGAATGTAAACTTGCCTTTCATAACTAAATTTTTGAAAGGCAAAGCTAGACTGATGAAATAGCGGGAAATGATGGCTTCAACCGAACCGCAGGTTTGAGTGCCCGGATCGAAAATTTTTCTTGCCTGATACATTAGAAATACGGAAGAATCAGCCCTGTGGCTCCTGGCCGGACTTTTCCTGCGCATCGAGAAGCGGACGGGGATCGAATACTACCTTTAGATGACTGATCTTATCATTCTTGACCGTGTACCATCCGCAGCAAAAAATGATCTCGTCTTCTATCAGCAGATCATATAAAACACATACATCATTGCCTTCTACGAAGATGCGCCTGATATTGTATTCCAGCTGCATCTTCTCCATGTCTGTAAAATAGCTTTCGGCCCCATCCCTGGATCCCAGCACACCATCGAATTTCATATCAGGGTTGGCAAACTTCCTTGCCTCCTGGTAATCATGAGCATTCAGCGCCTGGAGCAATCCCAATACCACTTCACGCGGGTTATGTACAGTTGTAGTTTCCATAGCTGCTTTTGGAAGAATAAGAAAAAAAATTATGCCAGCAGCCAGCGAAACTCAGCGCCCACGTACAGTTGGGAAAACTAATCCCCGCATTGAGCGGGGATTGTTCTTAGTCTTTTATGAGGTGTTGCTGTATCAGCGGCTGCCAGATCTTGTAGCCGTTGGCATTCATGTGCAGATTGTCTTCGAGGAAAATATCTGTTCTTAAGCTGCCATCTGCATTGCGCATGGCGGTGAACACATCTATATAAGCAGTCTTCTTCTTCTTTTTAAGGAATTTTTTGATTTGCTTATTGCCATCCTTCATCCCATCCAGGAATTTCTCCCTGCGCGGGCTGGGCTTCATAGACACATATGCGATGGGCACATTGGGCATCCTGCTGCGGATCAACAGGAAAAGTTCCTTGAACTTGCCTGATATATATTCGCCTTTTACATTTGGACCCAGATCATTCTCTCCGCAATAGATCACGATCTGACGCGGATTGTATTTGAAGATCACATCTTCTGCATACTGGATCACATGCGGAAGTCCTGATCCGCCGAAGCCCCTGTTCACAATTGTATAACCGGGAAAATAATCTTTCACATCTTTCCACATACGGAAAGAACTGCTGCCGACAAACAAAATAGGATTGGCTGGCGGAGTAGAAATGGAATCCTGTTTTCTGAATTGCTGGATCTCATTGATAAATGGTTGGGCAAACGACTGTGCCGCTACAATCAGCAGCAGGCAAACAGACAAGAAGGTGTAACGGAGTTTTTTCATCATGGCATAAATATATTAAAGGATCAGCAGATCATGGAATTATATCATAAGAAGATAAAAAAGTACTATTCAAGCGTATCATTAAACTATACTTTTGAAAAGCTATAAACAGACTGCCATGTTTCGATCCCTGACGATTGCCATCTGCATGCTGATGCTGTATGCATCAGTGCCTGCCCAACAACCCTCCGATCCGTTGGCAACGCCTGCCACAAAACAGCTCTATACCGCAATTAAGCAAATCAGTAAACGATACACCATCTTTGGTCACCAGGATGCACTTGCCTACGGCGTTGGCTGGAGAGCGATACCTGGCCGATGTGATGTGAAGGAAGTAGTGAATGATCATCCCGGCGTGTATGGCTGGGATATCGCACATATTGAACTGGATTCGGCACGTGAAATTGATGGTGTGCTATTTTCTGATGTGAAACGATTCATTCGCGAAGGATATGAAAGAGGCGGTGTGATCACCATCAGCTGGCATGCCCGGAACCCGCTCTCAGCGGGCTCTGCATGGGACACTACACCCGGAACGGTGAAAGCCATCCTGCCCGGCGGTACCAGACATGAGCTTTATAAAAGCTGGCTGGATAAAGTAGCGGTATTCATGAATGATCTGAAAGACAGTAAAGGCGAATACATTCCCATTCTCTTCCGTCCCTTTCATGAACTCACCGGTAACTGGTTCTGGTGGTGCAGGAACGTATGTACAATTGATGAGTTCAAACAGCTCTGGCAGTTCACTGTGCATTATCTGCGTGATAAAAAACAATTACATCATTTGTTGTACGTGTACAATACCGCCGGATTTGAAAATGAGCTGCAATTCATGGAACGATATCCCGGTGATGAACTGGTGGACCTGATCAGCTTCGATAATTACCAATACAAAACCGATCCTGCAAGCAGGCAGCAATTCATTCAGCATATGCGCAGCATGAGTGAGACCATCTGCCGGATCGCAGCATCAAAGAATAAGATTGCAGCCATCGCGGAAACCGGACTGGAAGCCATTCCTGACCCATATTGGTGGACGGCCGTGGTGTGGCCCATCGTGAAAGAACTGCAAATCGCATATGTATTGGTGTGGCGTAACCATGGTTTTGATCAGCACAACAAAAAAATGCATTACTATGCACCTTATCCCGGACAGACATCTGCTGAGGATTTTAAAGTATTTTACAACAACCCGCATATTCTTTTTGAATCGAAACTGAAACAAGAACTGCAACGCCCTTAACCTGAACTATGAAACTGCAATTGGTAGATATCAGCATCGTAGTAAGTTACCTGGTGATGATGGTGCTCATCGGCTGGTTCCTTCGCAAGAAAGCACGTCAAAACAAAGAAAGTTACCTGCTGGGTGGAAAGAAGCTTCCCTGGTACATGCTCGGGCTCAGCGATGCTTCTGATATGTTCGATATCAGTGGCACCATGTGGATGGTGGCCCTTTGTTTCGTATACGGATTGAAAAGTATCTGGATCCCCTGGCTATGGCCTGTGTTCAACCAGGTATTCAATATGATGTATCTCGCCAAATGGTTGCGGCGCTCCAATGCCAATACCGGCGCGGAATGGCTGGCCACGCGCTTCGGGCTTTCAGGAACAGGCGTAGGCGCTTCGCATATCATTGTGGTGGCATTCGCGCTGATCGGTTGCCTCGGTTTCCTCGCATATGGTTTCGTGGGGCTCGGTAAATTCATGGAGATCTTCGTTCCCTGGCATATCGTTTCGCCGTATGTTCCCTTCGATGTGGCGCCGGAGTATGTGGCGCATTTCTACGGGATCGTTTTTACACTTTTCGCGATGTTCTATTCTATTCTCGGTGGTATGCATAGTATCGTGCTGGGGGATATGATCAAATACATCATCCTCGGAACGGGTTGCATCGCAGTGGGTATCATTGCGGTTACGCATCTGCGTGGTAATACCCTGAATGTGCCGGCAGGGTGGAACAATCCATTCTTTGGTGTTGATCTGGGCCTCGACTGGAAAGGAATCATAGACGATGCCAATAAAAAGATAAAAGATGATGGCTTCGGATTGTTTTCCATTTTTTTCATGATGATGCTATTCAAGGGAGTGCTGGCCAGTCTTGCAGGCCCGGCGCCCAACTACGATATGCAGAAGGTGCTCAGCACGAGATCACCAAAAGAAGCATCGAAGATGACAGGATTCGTGTCCATAATTCTATTGCCTGTACGATACACACTGATCATCGGTCTCACTGTGCTGGCCTTATTGTATTATGATCAACTGAACTTGTCCGATGGCGCCGGTGGTACAGACTTCGAACGGATCTTGCCGGGTGCAGTGAATAATTTCCTGCCGGTTGGTATCATGGGCATCATGCTTACCGGTTTGTTAGGCGCATTCATGGGAACTTTCTCTGGTACACTGAATGCAGCGCAGGCATACATCGTGAATGATATCTACCTGAAATATGTGAACCCCAACGCGGGTACGAAGAAGGTGATCCTCATCAATTATTTCGTGGGAGTGGTGGTAGTGGCCACAGGTATCGTGCTTGGTTTCTTTGCGAAGGATGTGAACTCCATTCTGCAATGGATCGTAGGCGCACTCTATGGAGGATACATTGCAGCGAACATGTTGAAGTGGTATTGGTGGCGATTCAATGCCAATGGATTTTTCTGGGGCATGATCAGTGGTATTGCAGCTGCGCTGGTATTCCCATTCATCTTTACCGGCATTAGTCTTTATAGCTGGCCTTTATTATTCCTCATCTCTCTTGCGGGTTGTATCATTGGTACTTATACTGCTCCGCCAACCGATCTGGAAGTCTTAAAATCTTTTTATCGTACTGTAAAGCCCTGGGGATTTTGGGGCTGGATACATAGCCGTGTAGTGGCTGAAGATCCAACATTCCAACCCAACAGAAGATTCAAACTGGATATGTTCAACGTGGCGCTCGGTATTACAGCTCAGTGCTGCCTGACCCTTTTACCGATGTATCTTGTACTCTGGATGGAATTGCCGCTGCTCATCACTATTGCCATCCTGGTGGTGATTGCCATTATCCTCAAAAGGACCTGGTGGAATAAACTGGAAGATTAAACAACAGCATCATGCTCAGTCTGGCTCAGTTCAAAGAAGAAGTAACAAAGGAATTGTACAGTATCCTGGACTACTGGATGCTCCATGTGGTGGACCATCAGCAAGGTGGATTTTATGGAAAAATAGACCACGATGATACCGTTTTTCCCGAAGCATTAAAAGGTTCCGTGCTCAACAGTCGCATATGCTGGAGCTTTGCTGCTGCTTACAATCAAACCCAAAAAACTCAATACCTCCGCATTGCCGAAAGAGCGTATGAAT
This portion of the Pseudobacter ginsenosidimutans genome encodes:
- a CDS encoding sodium:solute symporter family protein; its protein translation is MKLQLVDISIVVSYLVMMVLIGWFLRKKARQNKESYLLGGKKLPWYMLGLSDASDMFDISGTMWMVALCFVYGLKSIWIPWLWPVFNQVFNMMYLAKWLRRSNANTGAEWLATRFGLSGTGVGASHIIVVAFALIGCLGFLAYGFVGLGKFMEIFVPWHIVSPYVPFDVAPEYVAHFYGIVFTLFAMFYSILGGMHSIVLGDMIKYIILGTGCIAVGIIAVTHLRGNTLNVPAGWNNPFFGVDLGLDWKGIIDDANKKIKDDGFGLFSIFFMMMLFKGVLASLAGPAPNYDMQKVLSTRSPKEASKMTGFVSIILLPVRYTLIIGLTVLALLYYDQLNLSDGAGGTDFERILPGAVNNFLPVGIMGIMLTGLLGAFMGTFSGTLNAAQAYIVNDIYLKYVNPNAGTKKVILINYFVGVVVVATGIVLGFFAKDVNSILQWIVGALYGGYIAANMLKWYWWRFNANGFFWGMISGIAAALVFPFIFTGISLYSWPLLFLISLAGCIIGTYTAPPTDLEVLKSFYRTVKPWGFWGWIHSRVVAEDPTFQPNRRFKLDMFNVALGITAQCCLTLLPMYLVLWMELPLLITIAILVVIAIILKRTWWNKLED